A window of the Streptomyces sp. NBC_00250 genome harbors these coding sequences:
- a CDS encoding helix-turn-helix domain-containing protein — protein sequence MDEKEAPRVGAAVKRRRRALQLTLAVVSSRSGLSVPFLSQVENDRARPSHRSLELVAEALETSAGELLAAAEASRTVDVVRAEELSPALPPGVRAIVRGRHQLHALEFTGEQDAGREFQHRNDELLYVADGAAEVEAEGRAYRLGRGDTLYLSGGVRHRWRATEAGTRLLVVAVAEHVEAEEE from the coding sequence ATGGACGAGAAGGAAGCACCCCGCGTGGGCGCGGCCGTCAAGAGGCGTCGCAGAGCGCTCCAGCTCACCCTGGCCGTCGTCTCCTCCCGCAGCGGTCTCTCCGTGCCCTTCCTGAGCCAGGTCGAGAACGACCGAGCCAGACCCAGTCACCGCTCCCTGGAACTCGTCGCCGAGGCCCTGGAGACCAGCGCCGGCGAACTCCTCGCCGCCGCCGAGGCCTCCCGTACCGTCGACGTCGTACGGGCCGAGGAGCTCTCCCCGGCGCTGCCCCCGGGCGTCCGGGCGATCGTCCGCGGCCGCCACCAGCTGCACGCTCTGGAGTTCACCGGCGAGCAGGACGCCGGACGCGAGTTCCAGCACCGCAACGACGAGCTGCTGTACGTGGCCGACGGCGCCGCCGAGGTCGAGGCCGAGGGCCGCGCGTACCGGCTGGGCCGAGGCGACACCCTCTACCTCTCCGGCGGGGTACGGCACCGCTGGCGGGCCACCGAGGCGGGCACCCGGCTGCTCGTCGTCGCCGTCGCCGAGCACGTCGAGGCCGAAGAGGAATGA
- a CDS encoding amidohydrolase, protein MRTRLVLLSARLLDPGTGAFLPETALAVSDDGRIAALGDDREIRALAGPATTVVDLEGAVVTPGLVDGHIHPVSGAELTHGLDLSYCTDLDDVREALAREIRNLGRGDWLFGWGLDPNVFGDRPVGIAPFDPVLDGIPAFLLLFDAHSALASRRALELAGVDGPRAFDQASAEVVCDAAGRPTGLLQEDAACELVERVAPRPTPEESRQRLAAALRSMAAAGLTGGHAMDANGESLALYGELDAAGELALRLRVAPWCQPGTDADGVRALIAGQGTGGALWRVAGVKLFMDGTIDNGTAWLEHPDCHGESTHAFWPDPDAYTHIVGELHRAGIATATHAIGDAAVRHVLDAVEKARTAGGSEVRHRVEHIETVPDDTLRRFADLGVLASMQPTHCCDFTRADHTDNWSRRLGEERASRAWRCRDLADAGATVVLGSDWPIAPFPPLGVMAGARHRRPSRDLGQAPHGPEQALTALEALRGMTTAPAYAAGEEHEAGRLALGFRADLTVFADSPLTTAATDLPDLPVLLTVLDGRITHRAAGV, encoded by the coding sequence GTGCGCACCCGACTCGTCCTGCTCTCCGCCCGTCTGCTCGACCCCGGCACGGGGGCGTTCCTGCCGGAGACCGCGCTCGCCGTATCCGACGACGGCCGGATCGCCGCCCTGGGCGACGACCGCGAGATCCGAGCGCTCGCCGGCCCCGCCACCACCGTCGTGGACCTCGAGGGAGCCGTCGTCACCCCCGGTCTCGTCGACGGGCACATCCACCCGGTGTCCGGCGCCGAACTGACCCACGGCCTCGACCTGTCGTACTGCACGGACCTCGACGACGTACGCGAGGCCCTCGCCCGCGAGATCCGGAACCTCGGCCGGGGCGACTGGCTCTTCGGCTGGGGCCTCGACCCGAACGTCTTCGGAGACCGGCCCGTCGGCATCGCCCCCTTCGACCCCGTACTCGACGGGATCCCGGCCTTCCTGCTGCTCTTCGACGCCCACTCGGCGCTCGCCAGCCGGCGGGCGCTCGAACTCGCCGGGGTCGACGGGCCCCGCGCCTTCGACCAGGCCTCCGCCGAGGTCGTCTGCGACGCCGCCGGGCGCCCGACCGGACTGCTCCAGGAGGACGCCGCCTGCGAGCTGGTCGAACGGGTCGCCCCGCGTCCGACGCCCGAGGAGAGCCGGCAGCGGCTCGCGGCGGCCCTTCGGTCGATGGCGGCGGCCGGACTCACCGGCGGTCACGCCATGGACGCCAACGGCGAGAGCCTCGCGCTGTACGGGGAGCTCGACGCGGCCGGTGAGCTGGCGCTGCGGCTCCGCGTGGCCCCCTGGTGCCAGCCCGGCACCGACGCGGACGGCGTACGGGCCCTCATCGCGGGGCAGGGCACGGGCGGGGCCCTGTGGCGTGTCGCGGGCGTGAAGCTCTTCATGGACGGGACCATCGACAACGGCACCGCGTGGCTGGAGCACCCCGACTGCCACGGCGAGTCCACGCACGCGTTCTGGCCGGACCCCGACGCGTACACCCACATCGTCGGGGAGCTGCACCGGGCGGGGATCGCGACCGCGACGCACGCCATCGGCGACGCGGCCGTCCGGCACGTCCTCGACGCCGTCGAGAAGGCGCGCACGGCCGGCGGGAGCGAGGTGCGGCACCGGGTCGAGCACATCGAGACCGTGCCCGACGACACCCTGCGCCGCTTCGCGGACCTCGGCGTCCTCGCCTCCATGCAGCCCACCCACTGCTGCGACTTCACCCGCGCCGACCACACCGACAACTGGTCGCGCCGCCTCGGCGAGGAGCGCGCCTCGCGCGCGTGGCGCTGCCGGGACCTGGCGGACGCCGGGGCCACGGTGGTGCTCGGCTCCGACTGGCCGATCGCCCCGTTCCCGCCGCTCGGCGTGATGGCCGGGGCCCGGCACCGGCGCCCGAGCCGCGACCTCGGCCAGGCGCCGCACGGCCCCGAGCAGGCACTGACGGCGCTCGAAGCGCTGCGGGGCATGACGACGGCACCGGCGTACGCGGCGGGCGAGGAGCACGAGGCGGGCCGTCTCGCGCTCGGCTTCCGCGCCGATCTGACGGTCTTCGCGGACAGCCCGCTGACGACAGCCGCGACGGACCTGCCGGACCTCCCGGTACTGCTCACGGTCCTGGACGGGCGGATCACGCACCGGGCGGCGGGGGTCTGA
- a CDS encoding TetR/AcrR family transcriptional regulator — protein MSSSVQRKRVRKSPEARRAEIVETAARVALTEGLECVTLRRIAEELAVRPGLISHYFPSAEDLVGEAFSVAATGELDALLPAERPHGTPTQWLARYFALSAGEAYDDISRLWINARHLSRYRPVLRDRVTEQELASDDRLEQLIREGVARGEFRTDDPRAAAIQILVVLDGLGAHANSDRTDRPDAVTRMALTTAERELGLPHGALTDVPAPTEPA, from the coding sequence ATGTCGTCAAGCGTCCAGCGCAAGAGAGTTCGGAAATCACCCGAAGCCCGGCGGGCGGAGATCGTGGAGACCGCCGCACGCGTGGCCCTGACCGAGGGGCTCGAGTGCGTCACCCTGCGGCGGATCGCCGAGGAGCTCGCCGTACGACCCGGTCTGATCAGCCACTACTTCCCCTCGGCGGAGGATCTGGTGGGCGAGGCGTTCAGCGTGGCCGCCACCGGCGAGCTCGACGCGCTGCTGCCCGCGGAGCGCCCCCACGGGACGCCCACGCAGTGGCTCGCGCGCTACTTCGCCCTCTCGGCGGGCGAGGCGTACGACGACATCAGCCGCCTGTGGATCAACGCCCGGCACCTCAGCCGCTACCGGCCCGTCCTGCGCGACCGTGTCACCGAACAGGAACTCGCCTCCGACGACCGCCTGGAGCAGCTCATCCGCGAGGGCGTCGCACGCGGCGAGTTCCGCACGGACGACCCTCGTGCCGCCGCCATCCAGATCCTGGTGGTGCTCGACGGCCTCGGCGCCCACGCCAACTCCGACCGGACCGACCGGCCGGACGCCGTGACCCGGATGGCCCTGACCACGGCGGAACGCGAACTCGGACTGCCGCACGGCGCGCTGACCGACGTACCGGCGCCCACCGAGCCCGCCTGA
- a CDS encoding TDT family transporter, protein MASLAPPLPAVRATTPGARPTASPARSVRHLGPNWYASVMGTAIVANAGAALPLDLPGLRAACAAVWALSLAMLLVLVAARTAHWIHHRDQARAHLLDPAMAPFYGCLSMALLAVGGGAMIVGKDWIGLPAAVALDTVLFTAGTVIGLVAAVGIPYLMVVHHRIENASPVWLLPVVAPMVSAALGPLLVPHLPVGQAQETLLLACWAMFGVSLLATLVMLPLVFGRLVTGGPLPLALTPTLFLVLGPLGQSTTAANKFADVAPGVLPAPYAHGFASFAVLYGVPVMGFALLWLALAGAMVLRARRQGMGFAMTFWAFTFPVGTCVTGAEGLAQHTGLAAFRWLAIGLYVFLVAAWLVAGTHTMRGLVSGALLAGPAPAPAALPRATARTR, encoded by the coding sequence ATGGCAAGCCTCGCACCTCCCCTTCCGGCCGTCCGCGCCACCACCCCCGGCGCCCGGCCGACGGCCTCACCGGCCCGTTCCGTCCGTCACCTCGGACCCAACTGGTACGCCTCCGTGATGGGTACCGCCATCGTGGCCAACGCGGGCGCCGCGCTCCCCCTGGACCTTCCCGGCCTCCGTGCCGCCTGCGCCGCGGTCTGGGCGCTGTCCCTCGCGATGCTGCTCGTCCTGGTCGCCGCACGCACGGCGCACTGGATCCACCACCGCGACCAGGCCCGGGCCCACCTCCTCGACCCCGCCATGGCGCCGTTCTACGGCTGCCTCTCCATGGCGCTGCTCGCGGTCGGCGGCGGGGCGATGATCGTCGGAAAGGACTGGATCGGCCTCCCGGCGGCCGTAGCGCTCGACACCGTCCTGTTCACCGCCGGAACCGTGATCGGCCTGGTGGCCGCGGTGGGCATCCCGTACCTCATGGTCGTGCACCACCGAATCGAGAACGCGTCCCCCGTGTGGCTGCTGCCGGTCGTCGCCCCCATGGTCTCCGCCGCCCTCGGCCCGCTGCTCGTGCCCCATCTGCCCGTCGGCCAGGCTCAGGAGACCCTGCTCCTCGCCTGCTGGGCGATGTTCGGCGTCAGCCTCCTCGCCACCCTGGTCATGCTGCCGCTGGTCTTCGGCCGGCTCGTCACCGGCGGCCCGCTGCCCCTCGCGCTCACCCCCACCCTCTTCCTCGTCCTCGGCCCGCTCGGCCAGTCGACGACCGCCGCGAACAAGTTCGCCGATGTGGCCCCGGGCGTGCTCCCCGCCCCGTACGCCCACGGCTTCGCCTCCTTCGCCGTCCTCTACGGCGTGCCCGTCATGGGCTTCGCGCTGCTCTGGCTGGCACTCGCCGGGGCGATGGTGCTGCGGGCCCGCCGCCAGGGCATGGGCTTCGCGATGACCTTCTGGGCCTTCACCTTCCCGGTCGGCACGTGCGTGACCGGCGCCGAGGGGCTCGCCCAGCACACCGGTCTCGCCGCCTTCCGGTGGCTCGCGATCGGCCTGTACGTGTTCCTCGTCGCGGCCTGGCTGGTCGCCGGGACCCACACGATGCGCGGCCTGGTCAGCGGTGCGCTGCTCGCAGGGCCCGCGCCAGCGCCCGCGGCGCTTCCGCGAGCGACGGCCCGTACCAGGTGA
- a CDS encoding C45 family peptidase encodes MNSPRRTTLRIAGDTPRRRGEDRGRQARAGITRAWRVYEELFETVAAGNGRTLDVPALALRTVHATRAWAPELVEEMEGVAEGAGTPFWTIAALNARTEILAEAGAPRTGECSTLVRTGPRTTGGQCWDWHRELADAWHLQTVTGDVRGFAGITEHGILAKIGVNEAGVGVLFNILGHADDAATGVPVHLVARQVLGTAGSFAEAVGMLTGAPVSASTVITVVTADRAASVELAPGGSAVIAPDDRGWLVRTNHFLAPALAAGELRGHREPETYDRHRLLTARALGHDGETPDADALVGLLTAHREDGAEVCCHAPAEGRLGSRWATLATVAVDPAERRLLVHDGGPCSAGRETWTPLTAPRG; translated from the coding sequence GTGAACAGCCCTCGCCGTACGACCCTCCGGATCGCGGGGGACACACCCCGCCGCCGCGGCGAGGACCGGGGCCGGCAGGCCCGCGCCGGCATCACGCGCGCGTGGCGGGTGTACGAGGAGCTCTTCGAGACCGTCGCCGCCGGCAACGGCCGGACGCTCGACGTACCCGCACTCGCCCTCCGCACCGTCCACGCGACCCGGGCCTGGGCGCCGGAACTCGTCGAGGAGATGGAGGGGGTCGCCGAAGGCGCCGGAACGCCGTTCTGGACGATCGCCGCGCTCAACGCCCGCACCGAGATCCTCGCCGAGGCGGGCGCGCCCCGCACGGGCGAGTGCTCCACCCTCGTCCGCACGGGTCCCCGGACCACCGGCGGACAGTGCTGGGACTGGCACCGGGAACTCGCCGACGCCTGGCACCTCCAGACCGTGACCGGGGACGTCCGGGGCTTCGCCGGGATCACCGAGCACGGCATCCTCGCGAAGATCGGCGTCAACGAGGCCGGGGTGGGTGTGCTCTTCAACATCCTCGGCCACGCGGACGACGCCGCGACCGGTGTCCCCGTCCATCTGGTGGCCCGTCAGGTGCTGGGCACGGCGGGGTCGTTCGCGGAGGCGGTCGGCATGCTGACCGGCGCACCCGTCTCGGCCTCCACGGTCATCACCGTGGTCACCGCGGACCGGGCCGCGTCCGTGGAACTCGCCCCGGGCGGCTCGGCCGTGATCGCTCCGGACGACCGGGGCTGGCTGGTGCGCACCAACCACTTCCTCGCCCCGGCGCTCGCTGCCGGAGAACTGCGCGGCCACCGGGAGCCGGAGACGTACGACCGCCACCGGCTGCTCACCGCACGGGCGCTCGGGCACGACGGCGAGACACCCGATGCCGACGCGCTCGTCGGCCTGCTCACCGCCCACAGGGAGGACGGTGCCGAGGTGTGCTGTCACGCCCCGGCCGAAGGCCGTCTCGGCAGCCGGTGGGCGACCCTCGCCACCGTGGCCGTCGACCCCGCCGAGCGGCGCCTCCTGGTGCACGACGGCGGCCCCTGCTCGGCGGGGCGGGAGACCTGGACCCCGCTCACCGCGCCCCGGGGCTGA
- a CDS encoding LysR family transcriptional regulator codes for MSSNGERHGDQYGEQPTGGRRAEAYGAEVRAQLHHRVPDLGALELLLAVARHGSLGAAAREVGITQPAASSRIRSMERQLGVALVDRSPRGSRLTDAGALVTDWARRIVEAAEAFDAGAQALRGRRDSRLRVAASMTIAEYLLPGWLIALRAERPDTAVSLQAGNSAVVAERLLANEADIGFVEGLAVPDGLDGVVVAHDRLAIVAAPSHPWARRRSPLDPAELAATPLVLRERGSGTRQVLDAALSGHGGLAQPLLELASTTAVKAAAVSGAGPAVLSELAIAEELASRRLVEIPVQGVRLRRDLRAVWPTGHRPTGPARDLLSLTRARPTG; via the coding sequence ATGAGCAGCAACGGGGAGCGGCACGGGGATCAGTACGGGGAGCAGCCCACGGGCGGGCGCCGGGCCGAGGCGTACGGTGCCGAGGTCAGGGCCCAGCTCCACCACCGGGTCCCGGACCTGGGCGCGCTCGAACTGCTCCTCGCCGTCGCCCGGCACGGGAGCCTCGGCGCCGCCGCCCGCGAGGTCGGCATCACCCAGCCCGCCGCCAGCAGCCGCATCCGTTCGATGGAGCGGCAGCTCGGCGTGGCCCTGGTCGACCGTTCGCCGCGCGGCTCACGGCTCACCGACGCCGGCGCGCTCGTGACCGACTGGGCGCGCCGGATCGTGGAGGCGGCCGAGGCCTTCGACGCGGGTGCCCAGGCGCTGCGCGGGCGGCGGGACTCCCGGCTGCGGGTGGCGGCGTCGATGACGATCGCCGAGTACCTGCTGCCGGGCTGGCTGATCGCGCTGCGCGCCGAGCGCCCCGACACGGCCGTGTCGCTGCAGGCCGGGAACTCGGCGGTGGTCGCGGAACGGCTCCTCGCGAACGAGGCGGACATCGGCTTCGTGGAGGGGCTCGCCGTGCCGGACGGCCTCGACGGGGTCGTCGTCGCGCACGACCGGCTCGCGATCGTCGCCGCACCCTCGCACCCGTGGGCCCGCCGCCGAAGCCCGCTGGACCCGGCGGAGCTGGCGGCGACTCCGCTGGTCCTGCGGGAACGCGGCTCCGGCACCCGGCAGGTCCTGGACGCGGCGCTCTCCGGGCACGGCGGCCTCGCGCAGCCGCTCCTCGAACTGGCCTCCACCACCGCGGTGAAGGCCGCCGCGGTGAGCGGGGCGGGCCCGGCCGTCCTCAGCGAACTGGCGATCGCCGAGGAGCTCGCCTCCCGCCGACTGGTCGAGATCCCCGTCCAGGGGGTCCGGCTGCGCCGTGACCTCCGGGCCGTCTGGCCCACCGGCCACCGCCCGACGGGCCCGGCCCGCGACCTGCTGTCACTGACCCGGGCCCGCCCGACGGGCTGA
- a CDS encoding helical backbone metal receptor: protein MSAGRGTVRRIVSLVPSLTEAVAVTAPGVLVGATDWCAHPADLDVVRIGGTKNPDVRAIVALRPDLVLANEEENRAPDLAELRAAGIDVLVTEIRTLDEGLRELERVLAACGGPRRPRWLDEAEAAWAAVTPEGTYTAVVPIWRRPWMVLGRDTFAGDLLARLGVRNLYADHPERYPRLPLDELRAAAPDLVVLPDEPYRFTRDDGPEAFPGTAAALVDGRHLTWYGPSLAEAPRALARALRAAHR from the coding sequence ATGAGCGCGGGTCGCGGGACGGTGAGGAGGATCGTCTCCCTCGTGCCGTCCCTGACCGAGGCCGTCGCCGTCACCGCGCCCGGCGTTCTCGTCGGCGCCACGGACTGGTGCGCCCACCCCGCCGACCTCGACGTCGTGCGGATCGGCGGCACCAAGAACCCGGACGTCCGCGCGATCGTCGCGCTCCGCCCCGACCTCGTCCTCGCCAACGAGGAGGAGAACCGCGCCCCCGACCTCGCCGAGCTGCGGGCCGCCGGGATCGACGTCCTCGTCACCGAGATCCGCACCCTCGACGAGGGCCTGCGCGAGCTGGAGCGGGTCCTCGCCGCCTGCGGCGGGCCCCGGCGGCCCCGCTGGCTCGACGAGGCCGAAGCCGCGTGGGCGGCGGTGACCCCGGAGGGGACGTACACCGCCGTCGTGCCGATCTGGCGCCGCCCCTGGATGGTCCTCGGCCGCGACACCTTCGCAGGTGACCTGCTCGCCCGCCTCGGCGTCCGGAACCTGTACGCCGACCACCCGGAGCGCTACCCGCGCCTTCCGCTCGACGAGCTCCGCGCCGCCGCGCCCGACCTGGTCGTCCTGCCCGACGAGCCGTACCGCTTCACGCGCGACGACGGCCCCGAGGCGTTCCCCGGGACCGCCGCCGCGCTCGTCGACGGTCGTCACCTCACCTGGTACGGGCCGTCGCTCGCGGAAGCGCCGCGGGCGCTGGCGCGGGCCCTGCGAGCAGCGCACCGCTGA
- a CDS encoding purine-cytosine permease family protein — protein MASTIPDPLPGPQGAQVALQDIDRPGRIEAHGIDHIPESERHGHPRELFSVWAAANVNYLSLVVGGALVLMGLNLWQAVAVTVVGNLFWLLPGLLATSGPAAGAPSEVITRAVYGVLGNRVNNAVGGWLVSVCYFALNLAAAATAAFALVENAGITATTPVKVAVIVVIAALTLIISVYGHGLIIKLYLPITLVLAAAFTVVAFAVLQHADFSYAPAQQPGGVELWALLLAGTTMIASGPLSYTTSADFSRYLPRTASKKAIIGWNALGAFLPSVVVCSLGAFAATAVDMTDPQTALQEILPGWFVPVFLLALVLGTISINALTAYSAGLALQAVGLRIRRSVSVLFDGAVAVALTLYGLLVSNFLDTVSNALQVITVLIGPLMAVYATDVLLRRCRYDGLALSDETPGSPFWYTAGVNPAGALALVAGVTAAALCVNTLYTGPGAAALDGVDLSLPVGMVVAATLYALLMRKDRTLLAARAEA, from the coding sequence ATGGCTTCCACGATCCCCGACCCGCTCCCAGGCCCTCAGGGCGCACAGGTCGCCTTGCAGGACATCGATCGGCCCGGCCGCATCGAGGCGCACGGCATCGACCACATCCCCGAGTCCGAGCGCCACGGCCACCCCCGCGAGCTCTTCTCCGTGTGGGCGGCGGCGAACGTCAACTACCTCAGCCTCGTCGTCGGCGGAGCCCTCGTCCTGATGGGCCTGAACCTCTGGCAGGCCGTCGCCGTGACCGTCGTGGGCAACCTGTTCTGGCTGCTCCCGGGCCTCCTCGCCACCTCGGGACCGGCCGCCGGCGCGCCCAGCGAGGTGATCACCCGGGCCGTCTACGGCGTCCTCGGCAACCGCGTGAACAACGCGGTCGGCGGCTGGCTGGTCTCCGTCTGCTACTTCGCGCTCAACCTGGCCGCCGCGGCCACCGCCGCCTTCGCGCTCGTCGAGAACGCGGGCATCACGGCCACCACCCCGGTCAAGGTGGCCGTCATCGTGGTCATCGCCGCGCTCACGCTGATCATCAGCGTCTACGGGCACGGCCTGATCATCAAGCTGTACCTGCCGATCACCCTGGTCCTCGCGGCGGCCTTCACCGTCGTCGCGTTCGCCGTCCTGCAGCACGCCGACTTCTCGTACGCCCCCGCCCAGCAGCCCGGCGGAGTCGAGCTCTGGGCCCTGCTCCTCGCCGGCACCACGATGATCGCCTCGGGCCCGCTCTCGTACACCACGAGCGCCGACTTCTCCCGCTATCTGCCCCGTACCGCCTCCAAGAAGGCGATCATCGGGTGGAACGCGCTCGGCGCCTTCCTGCCGAGCGTCGTCGTCTGCTCGCTCGGCGCCTTCGCCGCCACCGCCGTCGACATGACCGACCCGCAGACCGCGCTCCAGGAGATCCTGCCCGGCTGGTTCGTCCCGGTCTTCCTGCTCGCCCTGGTCCTCGGCACCATCTCCATCAACGCCCTGACCGCGTACAGCGCCGGACTCGCGCTCCAGGCCGTCGGCCTCCGCATCCGACGCTCCGTCAGCGTCCTCTTCGACGGGGCCGTCGCCGTCGCCCTCACCCTCTACGGGCTGCTCGTCTCCAACTTCCTCGACACCGTCAGCAACGCCCTCCAGGTCATCACCGTCCTGATCGGCCCGCTGATGGCCGTCTACGCCACCGACGTCCTGCTCCGCCGCTGTCGCTACGACGGCCTCGCGCTCTCGGACGAGACCCCCGGCAGCCCCTTCTGGTACACCGCCGGCGTCAACCCGGCCGGTGCCCTCGCGCTCGTCGCCGGCGTCACCGCGGCGGCCCTCTGCGTCAACACCCTCTACACGGGCCCGGGCGCCGCCGCCCTCGACGGCGTCGACCTCTCCCTCCCCGTCGGCATGGTCGTCGCCGCCACCCTCTACGCCCTCCTGATGCGCAAGGACCGCACCCTGCTCGCCGCCCGGGCGGAGGCGTGA
- a CDS encoding gamma-glutamyl-gamma-aminobutyrate hydrolase family protein, which yields MPKPLIGVTTYLDQARWGVWDMRAALLPAPYPRLVQASGGIAVMLPPDDPEAAAAVVARLDGLVIAGGADVEPVRYGAERDDRTGPPARERDAWELALIDAALASGTPLLGICRGMQLLNVALGGTLVQHLDGHVEAVGVIGRHAVKPVPGSRYASLVPELTEVPTYHHQAVDRLGTGLAVSAHAEDGTVEAVELAAPAWALGVQWHPEMGEDLRVMRGLVEAAGVRRD from the coding sequence GTGCCCAAGCCGCTCATCGGCGTGACCACCTACCTGGACCAGGCCCGCTGGGGCGTGTGGGACATGCGGGCCGCGCTGCTCCCCGCGCCGTACCCGCGGCTCGTCCAGGCGAGCGGGGGGATCGCGGTGATGCTGCCGCCGGACGATCCGGAGGCCGCCGCGGCGGTCGTGGCCCGGCTCGACGGGCTGGTGATCGCGGGCGGAGCGGACGTGGAGCCCGTACGGTACGGGGCCGAGCGCGACGACCGGACCGGCCCGCCGGCCCGGGAACGCGACGCGTGGGAGCTGGCCCTGATCGACGCGGCCCTGGCCTCCGGGACCCCGTTGCTCGGCATCTGCCGGGGCATGCAGCTCCTGAACGTGGCCCTGGGCGGGACGCTGGTCCAGCACCTGGACGGGCACGTCGAGGCGGTCGGGGTGATCGGCCGGCATGCGGTGAAGCCGGTGCCGGGAAGCCGGTACGCCTCCCTGGTGCCCGAGCTCACCGAGGTCCCGACCTACCACCACCAGGCCGTGGACCGGCTGGGCACGGGGCTCGCGGTCTCCGCCCACGCGGAGGACGGCACGGTGGAGGCCGTCGAGCTGGCCGCCCCGGCCTGGGCCCTCGGCGTCCAGTGGCACCCGGAGATGGGCGAGGACCTGCGGGTGATGCGGGGCCTGGTCGAGGCGGCGGGGGTACGCCGGGACTGA